The Stratiformator vulcanicus genome has a segment encoding these proteins:
- a CDS encoding molybdopterin converting factor has product MKIMLINNDGGGFADWVEVADGTTTSQLFARHIQFGSPKDYLIRVNRLPASSEQELTEGDRVSITPTKIEGAVHAA; this is encoded by the coding sequence ATGAAGATCATGCTGATTAACAACGACGGTGGCGGATTCGCGGACTGGGTCGAAGTGGCTGATGGCACCACGACCTCGCAGCTGTTCGCCAGGCACATCCAGTTCGGCTCGCCGAAGGACTATCTCATTCGCGTCAACCGGCTCCCAGCTTCGTCGGAGCAGGAACTGACCGAGGGCGATCGCGTCTCGATTACGCCGACCAAGATTGAAGGAGCTGTTCACGCGGCGTGA